CTCACTCTGACCCTCTCTGTCCTAACTAGCAGTAGGACTCAGGCCAAGTTAAAGAGGCTGAGGGTGCTGGCCACCTGCACCCCTCTCCTCCACCTGCTCACAAATCTGCATTGCTGCTTCTCATCTCACAGGGGCTGAGTTACTGAGCCCTAGGAaggcagagatttcttttttttcttttttctttttttttagcagagatttcttaatgttccttttttctctccctgacCTGACTACCTTCCTCCACCAGCTTCTTCCAAGGTGAATTATCTACTAAGAACCTGCTGCTCTAGCCCTGCCCTAGTACCAAGGCAGAGGCTGGCTTCAGCTTGTCCCTTTTCTTCTGGTCTCCCTAACAATACACCTGACATCTGATTAATCTCAAATGTGGGACTCCACCACATATGCGTGACTGAACATGTGTTCTCAGGCCCGCAGCTTGGCGGCTAGAGCAGCTTTTTAGCAGCAACGGTCTGGACTGGAGGGCCAGGAGagtgggtgggggcagaagcAAGAAGCTTCTACAGAAGCTAGCTTCTTAGAACTTTTTCCTTGACCCTTAAGACCATGATATTTATGAGGCCCTCTTGCCTACATCTATAACCCTCAAATCTCAACTTCCTGTCTTCCCATGTCTTCTTCAAATGGTTCCCCTCTTGGGCTCACCCCTAGGCCTTCCTCACTTAGTTTTACAAAGAATAGCAGAGACTTTTTTTCAGCTCGCAGTTATacgatttttaaatttgaattaatctTATCTATATTCaactcttttacagatgaggaaatagaaatccatagaggttaaatgacttgacCAAGGTAACACATCAGTTTTGCTGAGACGGAGTGCAACTAGAACCCAGATATCTTAACTCCAAACGCAATGCTCTTTCCACTACCCCATGATACTTGTAAAAGCAGCAtgctggaagagagagagaaggtgcccATTTCATGTAAATGATGTTCTCCAAACTTTACATTACTTAAGAGCCAGGGCAAACTGTCAGAGATGCTCACTGAGTAAGGGAGGTTAAGTGGGCATTACAGTTTTAGGCAAGCaaatcagttttcctttttgaGGATTTTCTAAACCTGCTATAATGGAAACACGAAGCAATAGCAGCCTAAGGAAAAACATTTAGAAGCACAGAAAACAGATCTCATTCCATCTACCTTTCCCAACTATGTCAAGTTAGCCTCTGGATGTAAAACTACCATACTATTCCCAAGGCTTAGCCTAACCAATTTTGGGATATTctcttccaaaaggaaaaatcacatcTCCCTGGTTTctcatacaaaagaaaaaagagcatttGCAGCATTATCCAGTCCTATTCTCTTACTTCTGGGCCTCTACCTGGGCTACAGTGTGGGTATGGAAATCTCAATTTAATCAAAGAAATGAACTTGAACCCCTTTTCAACCCACATCATCTTCTCAGCAGCCCCCAGCAGAATCACAGTCATTTCTGGCTAGCAAGCTGAGAAGATCTAACTAGATGCTCATTCCATCCCTGCCTATGACATATAAAAGTCCTGTGGGTGAGGAAGGGGACAGAAGGGGGGCCCAGGTTACCCCGCAAGCTTGCTGGTGACGAGCGAGGACTTTCTCTGGGGCAGATCCTGTGGGGTGGGGATGTGGTCACCAGTCACCAGGTTCTTGTCTGGTCCTGCACTTGGCAGCTGCTTATTCTTCATCTTGGCTTTGGCCATGTTGTAGTCTCCTGAGTCAAAGTACTTTTGCTAAGAGACAAGAGGGATGTTTAAGTGAGTGAGGAACTCTGGTCTACCTAAAAGCAAGGAGACTCACATCCATTATAAAACCCTCAACAGTGCTTAGATCTTTCCAGTCTTCCTTGATTAACTTCATACACACATAGTTTAGCATTAATGACATGTACTTAGGTCTTCTCCCAAATGTGTTCTGACTTTTACAGGTATATAAGCAGTTTCCTAGCTAAGGTTTAGATTTTAGAAGTTAAGAGATAGCCCCTACACCCTTTATACACCCATTAGTACATTATGGTTCAACCAAATTACTGACTGTTCATAAAGCCTTACTGAGGACCAATCAGTCAGTCTCCAGTGGGCTTGGTGCTGGGGAAACAAATGAGTAAGATACACAGAAGCATCAATCTGGGGCTATCCTAGCAAACAGCAGGAGAGCAACCTCAAGTcaaaaccttaaaattaaaaatgattcccTCAGACCATGAATAGAAACTGGGCTTTTTCCTGAGGATCATGTCCTCTTCCTCTGACTCCCACTGCTCCCACACATGTTCCATGGCTGTGACAGCCTGCCCACGCCTGCCTTGCCTACAGCAAGGTAAACTGCAAATCAGCATCACATCATCATCTGTGACTAAGACTCAGTAACTAGGATTTTCCACAGGAATCTGTTTTACTGTTCATTTCATCCACACCGGGGAATACACACCAGtttaatgacatatatatataatgcctCAGTTAGCTTTAGGTACAAATGGGGACAGAGAAACCTGATCAGGAGCTAGATGGCTATGAAGGCAGACCTTCTGTAAGAAATCTATTCACTTCAAGTTGAAGAAATCTATAGAACAGATGGTGTGATCTTTTTTGAAATCATGCACCCCCAAAATTTAGCTCTAATCTTAAAAAATGCAAGTCTAAAACTCCCACCATCTAAACACAGAAATCCCTGGGGGAGTCAGCATTTCAGTTCCTaatgtccttctttctctcaatCCCCCAAAGCCCCCATATCCAAATGTCTCAACATTAAGCCTTAATATCCTGTAGGATACCGTATCAGGGATTTATAATCATTTGCCTTGCTCTTTACAAGTTTCTAATTCCTCTCTACAAACTGCCCAATAACAAAACCTCCAGATAAGTATTCAGGAGCAGCTCTACAGATCTCATTCCTAAAGCCCCCTTTGACTTCAAAGTAAGAAGATAAGAAATTTTGTCCCATACCCCTTTCTGGAGTCTCTTCATGAGGAAGTCGGAGCCTCCAGGCTTTTGTCCTAGGCTTGGATATTTGGCCTTTAGCTTTGCCTCCTCGGCTCTCTCAGGGAGAATACCTTCTTTCTCCTGTGTGTCCTGGAGGAAACAAATGGgccaatttaaattaaaaactgagaaGGAACTGCTTCTAATATCTAAGAACTTTCATACTATCAACTTTTCCTGGAGATCCATGCCCTTGTGAACATACTGTCTATATTCTGCTCCTAAATAAAGCCAGACCTTTGTTCAAATCCTAACGCTCAAGATGACTGTATTGTGAGGAAAAACAGAACAAGCTGCTTCTCACACTACGCCCAAAGAACCACTTCAGTGACCTGGGAGATTGGGTTAAAGATAATACCTAAACAAAATACTTCAATCAAGGGCAAACCATAGGTCGTTCAGCACAGAAGgtaggaaagacagagaaaagtgCTAACCAGGGCTTCTGGTTACCCAAGATGTGTAGGAAAGTTCCCTGGCTGTCCCTAACACACAGTACaagtcaaacagaaaataaaaggggATAATTCTGAGATGCTCCCTCTTATCCAGAGTCTACAGTAGTCATCTGATAAGTATTTCTATGGAAGAGGCTAAAGCTATGTGGCTTTCTCCAAAAATCTCCACATTAGTAATGGAACAACATTGCTTTAACATTTCCATAAACATTAGGTAGGAAAGTGACagataaacagaaatgaaaaggacaTTATTTTTAACCTCAGGAAAATTAAGATACAGGAGGCTTAACAGTATTTACCCACAGTTTTTGCCAAAAAGTCAACACCTTCTCTAGTGGGGCAAGTGATGGAAGTTTGGGGAACATGCCAAGAACCTGCAATTGGTTTGTTAGTAACCATTGTTACTATCTTCTTGCTTTTTGTGGGCCCCAATGCtctttgttgactttttaaaaggacCTAACGCCAATCTGTGGCTCTTTTCAATGTATTTATATTCCCTTCCCTTGACAATCCAGCATGATTGTAACCAGGTGCCTTTTATGAACCCCCGAGCCCAGTACTAAATGTTGTAAGTCAAATACAAGCCCCAAGAAGAGGTTTACTTGGGGTGTTTTCATCACAGAATTGTTGAACTAAGTCCCATTGCCTTGGAAGTCGGGGTGGTGGTGGAAATAGGGTGATGTCTTTCTTGTCACGACTCTTTTGGTGTCTTTTCTAGATTTAGCCTCCATTATCCTGTATGGAACTCCAGTCCTCTTCAAGCCTATTCGTTCCTGACACACCGTGGGCAACCGACCATCCCCAACCGTCAAAATAGGTCTCTTGAGAAAGTTGCCGCCTTCAACTAGCCATGATAAAGACTTCTCCTTACGCCCAGTGCTGGTCTTTTAAACGTCTTTCCCTACATCTTTCTGATGTAGGCCCCAGCCGGGTGGTTGGGTAGTTTACCTCCATTAACCAATAACACACATCGTTTTCCAGGTACCACCAGCCCCCGTTCATTCAACCCCGTCTTTCCAAAcacccgccccgcgccccggcttGGCCAATGATAGCGCGACCTCCATGAGGAGAGCGGTAGGCCGAATGGCCAATCAGAGAGAGTATGGCACTGACGGACAATGGGCCCAACTAATCAGCGCCAGAGCTGCAAGCGGTGTTGCGGCTCACCCGGCGTGATGCAAGCAGTGGCCAACCCCCGCAGAGCTTGAGACCATGGCGACCAATCCGCACTGGTGGGAGATCGTCTCCCGCCCCACCACAGTCGCCCCCGGCTCGCCCGCCCGCACCCCCTCCATTTCACCTGCTTCTCCTCGCCGGTCTCCTCCGCAGGGTTCTCCTCTTCTTGTTTCTGGGACATGGCGGGACCAGGGCTGTGGAGTGTGAGGGGCCCGGGAAATCGAtcggagaagggaagggggaggggaaacgGGGACAACCTGCTCTGCTTCTTCGGCTCCTGTCACTAGGGTTGCTCAGTCAAAATGGCGGCCCTTGCCTGTGACGTTGTGGCCGCCCCTTCTATGGGAGCCAATGGGAATGGGGTAGCTGGGGCAATGACGTAACGATCTGCCAATCGCCGCTGGGTAAAGGTGGGGTCTTTGGAGACGACAGGCAAGCTGGAACACCAATCTGGAAAGAGAGTGAGACCCAAGAACCAATTGGAAGCCCGTGTGTGGGGGGGTGAATCTTAGGGGGCGGTGCTGCTGGCTTTGGCATTTTTGCTGGTTTGGTGGGACCAGGCTTACTTCAGCTCTAGCAccaggtgcctgggaggctctgcTGAACTTCAAAACTGGAGAGCGAAAGGATGGAGACGATTTAGTTTGGCGCAGTATTAGCAGAAAATAATCaatctctagggatccctgggtggctcagcggtttagcgcctgcctttggcccagagcgcgatcctggagtctggggatcgagtccctcccggcatggagcctgcttctctctctgcctgtgtctctgccactctctctctatgtctgtcataaataaacaaataaatctttaaaaaaagaaagaaaattctcaatCTCCAGAAAATAATTTGGAGGTCAGAGTGCACCTTACGTTGGTAGTCAGTACTGTTGCGATGTACGTACTTGGCGAATGGAGCGGAAAGACTGAGGCCCCAAACCAAGGTGTCTTGCACAGATGGCTTTACGTTCCATGATTTAACTGCTCTGCACAGTTTTATAATACGTGTTCAGAGTCAGTCCATAGTAAGATCCTTGAAACGGAAAGCACGGTTCTAGGTATATGGTAAGCCTTGAGTAGATAGCACTAGTTAAGGTATCCCGAGTCACAGCTCAACATTTCTTGAGTGTTTGTGTGTAGATggtaatgaatttattttttaggggTACATATAGAGTAAGACAGTCTCTGGCTTTAGAAGGCTTAGTTTAGAGGGCATGTGGGGAGGGTTTCGCAGTGTGCCAGGTGTAACCTAAATCCCCGAGATTATATAGACATGTCTTCCTGGAGTGTTAGTccccatttttatattaaaaacaaacataagggcagccccagtggcgcagcggtttagcgccgccttcagcccgggtgtgatcctggagacccgggatagagtcccacgtcgggctccctgtgtggagcccgcttctccctctgcctgtgtctctgcctctctctctctctctctctctctctctgtctctctatctctatctctctgtgtctctatggataaataaataaaatcttaaaaaaataaataaataaaagcaaacaaaaaataaaaataaaaacaaacattagtTTAATACTAATAACGTTgcaaaattcatattaaaattaaattttccagGCAGCTTCTTGTGACAGCCTTAGGGCTCTCTGATAATTTTTCTGTATAATTAGATGTGCTTCTGAAAAAGTCTGAGAAGAACTTGTAATACACAGATTATTATATAAGGCAAAATCTAGTAAGCATTGAAATAAAAGTGTTAATAAAGTGCTGTGGAGGTGCAAAGGAAGACTAATTCAGTTTAGATTGAAAAAACAAACACGAGGGAGgtgatatttgaaatatattttgttttaagagaatgagtggggggagcagagagaatATTAAAGCGGCTCCACTCCAGAGAGGGGCTTTAACCCGTGTCCCCCCGATCATGACCcaatctgaaatcaagagccagacccttaactgactgagccacccaatcatCCCTGAAATAAGTTTTAAAGAACTTAGCAGTTGGCTGCataaagatgaaggaaggaagggtatTCTAGGTGATGGGCTCAAAATGAAGGCCAGAAAGACAGAATTGAATGCAGATATGTAAGGCTTTGAATGCCAGGATAAGAAACTTGTGAATAATTTagtaattcatgaaagacatttAAGACTTTAAGGATAGGTAGTGGcagtgaataagtaaatcttaaaaaaaaaagaaaagaaaaagatggaacaAAAGCAATTGCATGTGGTTAAAGAATGTGGAggtggtgggacgcctgggtggttcagcagttgaatgtctgcctttggctcagggcctgatctgggATTCTCAGGATCAGGtaccccattgggctccctgcatggagcctgcttctcctctctctgcctctgtctctgcctctctttctgggtctctcatgaataaataaataaataaatttttttaaataaaatcttaaaaaaaaaagtatggaggtgGTAACAATATTTAACAGTAAAGCAAAGAAGGGAATTAGGGCAATGAATtgaagaggaagcagcagaggatttttttttttttttttaaacaggaaggGTTCAAGCATATTTTCAGAAAGGACAAAGGGCTAATTGAGAGACACTAAAAATTTAATTATCCATTTTAAGGAGGagataataaaagaattaaagtcTCAGAGGAGATCATTAGatcaagagggagagaggcaggcaggttGGAGGGGAAATATACAGAGAGAGTTTGAAGGAGCTAAACATTTAGGGAAGTCACATTGAATggcctttttgtttcttttctttttaagattgtatttattttattatttatttatttatttattttttttttaaatttatgatagtcacagagagagagagaggggcagagacacaggcagagggagaagcaggctccatgtaccgggagcccgacgtgggattcgatcccgtgtctccaggatcgcaccctaggccaaaggcaggcgctaaaccgctgcgccacccagggatccaagattgtatttatttattcatgagagacacacagagagaggcagagatataggaaacctgatgagggactcgatcccaggacctagggatcacaccctgagccaaaggcaaataaatgctcaaccactgagccacccaggtgccctattggCTTTGCTTGTCTAAGGccaatcttttgaaaataaaaaagggtgGGATAGAGAATCTAGGAAAAAGAGGGGTAGAAATAGCACTATAGGAAATAACAATGATTCAAGGAATAGATCAGTAGGAAAGATCTGAGATTAGATAGGTATGAATTTGTAATAGTCCTAATCACCATGGCTTTGGTCAATAACTCTCGACTGCCTTGGAATGGAGAAAACAGACATCCTGTTAACAAGGGCAAACGACTAGAAAAGAAGGAATGGTGGAAGGACAATGAGGAAGTCTAGATTGGTTTGTTGAAAATTCTGGCCATGGCATCTAGGCTCTTTAGGAAAGACAGAATAGAAAGAAGATGAAGAATTGGTCATGACACAGATGAAACTCAGATTTAGTGGGaatgacagagaaaggcagaaaagtaGGAGGTTGCAGTGAGAGGGGAGTTTTAAGGTCTATCTAGGAAGGTGGAGAAATTATAGGTTATGATGAGCTCCTATAGTTAAAATTGATGGCAGATATGGCATGGCTATAAAGTCACTGACTTTGATGTATTCAAGTAAATGTGGAATCACAAATGAAGTCTCAGAGCATAATGATAGGGAAGGAGGTTAGGATAGGGTAACTGTGACCCCTATTTTGGGAATGAGCTATAGGTCtccaatatatgtatttaaatatgtaaggCACCACATTGTAATACCTACAATATTAGGTAAATGTGTACAACACTTACCAAATGACTTGCATTTGTAACTGtttaaaagatcattctggctgAACTGGTCAAGGAATGTTTCAGACCAGATAGAACCTAAACTGGGACAATAAAGATGATTAGGAAGGTTGGAGattggcaggggagggaggaaaggaagacaaTTTAGAGGACTACcttatgttattaaaatttagaGGGTCactgaagaaaagggagagagaaactatAGCAAGAGTTACAACTTCCTAGAGGAAGAGATATCCTACTGATTCAATCTGTATTTTTGAAGAGCTCCCTAAAGACTGTCTACAGATAAGGTTGATCTGGGAACCTGTGTAAAAGCAGCAAAACATGAAGTTGTTTAGGTTGCTGAGGTCCTGAGGAGACTAGTAAATCATGCTAAAGTGTTGGGGTTTCATGAAGACAAAGGGGAACCTGATTTCAAGCAGAAAAGTTATCGTTAGACTTGAGATTTGAAAAGATTTAACTGAGGTAGCTGCATGGAGCGTAGACTTGAGGGAAAGGGGAGGCCAGCTGGACCTCAGACTGTGGTAGCCCAGACAAGACTTGAAGAGGCCTTATCAAAGACACAGGCCATGTGAATAGAGAGGAGCTGAAAAGACAAATGATGTAGGGAATAAAGATGAGGACAGAACCAAGGATGAATCCTAGGTTCCTGAGTAAAGTACCATTTACAGGAAAGCAAATCCAAAGAGAAGAGCAAATtggaggaaataaagagaaacgGGGACCTGAACTTCCTacctttcaggtttttttttcttgcctatgTCTGAATTTTTCAGGTCAGTACCTAAATCTGTTCAGAGTATGAGATGGGATATCTGGGAATAACACTGTAAAATTTGTCAGTGCTTTAGCTACATTTTACAGAAgaatggacattaaaaaaaaaagtgagactgCAGAAATATCTGCATTTAAGACCTAGGCTATTAGCACCCTCTGATGGGCCAAATTGAGAACATCAGGAAGTTAAACAAGCTCTATCCTTTCCTTGCCTCCTTTACAAACTTActcttagggcagccccagtggctcagcagtttagcaccgccttcagacccaggatccagtccagagtcccacgttgggctccctgcatggagcctgcttctcccactgcctgtgtctctgcctctctctgtgtgtctctcatgaataaataaataaaatcttaaaaaaaaaaaaaaaaaaaagaatgggcctGAAGCGTAGCCTAGGGAAAAGTAGCTAAGTGAGCAGAATAATAGTGTTagagataattttcaaaaaaggaaaatgatggaaTAAGGTGTTAAAGGAGAATCTGAAGAGAGACACATACATAGACAATTAAGAATGCTGAACTGAACTTACTAGCTAATAGAGGTAAAATTAGTATCTACAGCACATACAATGTTTAGGATGAGCATTTTCACAGGGTGGTAAGCAATTGTATCTCACAGGAAGAAATTCAGTTGTCTATGAATAAGAATCATTTGCATTGCCATCAGTTTTCTCAACTTAGAAATTGTAAAATAGTTCAAAGACACCAGAAGATTCTGAAGATTCCTCTAGACAATACCCAACAATGTCTTTGCTCATTTCAaagtcttttataatttttcccatGAGAACAGAAAAGCCTCTCTTTTCATAAATACCTCACCTTGGCCTTCCATTGCCAAGTTCCATTGAACTTGCATTAAAGTGCAAATATATTGCCTGGAAGATACCAAATCAGCTATTATCAGTTGCCATTTTACACTTGGGTTAAGTAATCAGATAAAATTCAACTAACAGCTACAGTGTGAAATACTGGCCCAGGGAAGGCCtagagaaaataacagaaaaggaagaaaatgtaccTAGTGTTAGCTACTGATAGTGGCTTattcttttttgtagtttttgtaTTTAAAAGGGTATTCAGCCAAAAGGGGATAATTACAACCCAAATGAATGGATCACTAATGAAATTTAATGTGCTACCTAAGACTTGTGAGGGAGAGTTGAAGCAGAGGGCTTTCAACCTTTCAACCCTGTTAATGGAGGTGGGGTGGAGAAAGAGGCAAGCTTAAGAAGAGTATCGCAGTTGGGGTTCTTGGACAGCCAATCAGGTAGcagattctctttcttcaaacctcagttttccctcccttctcatcTTCATtcccccttctcctttccctcctcccttctcttcctttttcattttagattgtCTGGACCTCTCCTTTCCAACTTCTTTTCCTCCACTAGgctttttccatttatctgaaaAACCTTTAAGATAAAAACAGTCAGTGTTGTTGGAAGTTACCCTCTGAGGTTAATAACTGAGAGGGAGTACAAGGAGGGtttctgtttcttgcctttttttttttttaagattttatttatttgtttttaaaagattttatttatttatttattcttgatagacacagagagaggcagagacataggcagagggagaagtaggctccctgcaggaagcccgatgtgggactccatcccagaactcttaggatcacaccctgagccaaaggcagatgctcaaccactgagagacccaggtgtccccaggtttCTGTTCCTTAATCTTGGTG
This genomic stretch from Canis lupus dingo isolate Sandy chromosome 17, ASM325472v2, whole genome shotgun sequence harbors:
- the ENSA gene encoding alpha-endosulfine isoform X1, with protein sequence MSQKQEEENPAEETGEEKQDTQEKEGILPERAEEAKLKAKYPSLGQKPGGSDFLMKRLQKGQKYFDSGDYNMAKAKMKNKQLPSAGPDKNLVTGDHIPTPQDLPQRKSSLVTSKLAGGQVE
- the ENSA gene encoding alpha-endosulfine isoform X2, with the protein product MNGGWWYLENDVCYWLMEDTQEKEGILPERAEEAKLKAKYPSLGQKPGGSDFLMKRLQKGQKYFDSGDYNMAKAKMKNKQLPSAGPDKNLVTGDHIPTPQDLPQRKSSLVTSKLAGGQVE
- the ENSA gene encoding alpha-endosulfine isoform X3 produces the protein MKTPQDTQEKEGILPERAEEAKLKAKYPSLGQKPGGSDFLMKRLQKGQKYFDSGDYNMAKAKMKNKQLPSAGPDKNLVTGDHIPTPQDLPQRKSSLVTSKLAGGQVE